In candidate division WOR-3 bacterium, the following are encoded in one genomic region:
- a CDS encoding HTH domain-containing protein: MKKPKKRVTIKMLMIDILKRSKTPLHYREITKRLIARGYKFHRKEPERSVYITIKRNPQLFKKVKPATFALKTK; this comes from the coding sequence ATGAAAAAACCAAAAAAGAGAGTCACGATAAAGATGCTGATGATAGATATTTTAAAAAGAAGCAAAACGCCGCTCCACTATCGCGAAATTACCAAACGGCTCATTGCTCGGGGTTATAAATTCCACCGCAAAGAGCCTGAGCGTTCAGTCTATATCACCATTAAACGCAATCCGCAACTCTTCAAAAAGGTTAAGCCGGCGACGTTCGCTTTGAAGACGAAATGA
- a CDS encoding ATP-binding protein — protein MKKLELKPEQLRWQCTPELLKFKSPDELALCEGIIGQPRAIEALKLGLNVKYPGYNIFVTGPVGTGRTTAITKLLEELKTKKGQLKDLLYVNNFKNPDLPKLIVLDAGKGRQFRDEMARLIHQLKTNIPQLFASEEYQKRREKIVRKFELEQQRMISEFEKKVEEKGFKLVQVQMGPFVRPAILPIVDEKPRNFEELDELIKEGKLSSERLEQIKQDLEELEKEMSTIYARTKENQDKLNDEISRLNEWMVKPMVSHLIDEIRKKFEDKKVDEYLDEVLAEIITNIERFLRKESKHDEFRAFEVNLLVDNSETKSVPIIFETAPNFKNLFGTIERYSPTPGVFTSDFLNIKAGSFLRANGGYLVLNAFDALIEPGVWSTLKRALRNGVVDIQVFDPFYILSTSALKPEPISVDVKVVMIGNEWLYYLLYYGDEDFKTIFKVKADFDTEMEKDVKNINNYASFIKSICHSENLLPFTKEAIADIIEYGVRLAGRKDKITTRFHLIADIIREADYWARQRKSTTVDTEDIEKAIEGWRKRVNKYEEKIQELIKKDILMIQTKGKAVGQVNGLSIYQLGDYTFGRPTKITAKTSVGRAGIINIEREANLAGRTFNKGVLIISGFLRARYAQERPLSMDATLGFEQSYSEIDGDSASSAEIYAILSALSGVPIKQGIAVTGSVNQNGEIQPIGGVNEKIEGFYEVCKAKGLTGEQGVIIPRANVNDLMLKQEIVDAVKRKKFHIYAIKTIDEGIEILTGMKAGRKTKTGYEKNTINYLVEKKLKEYAEKLKGEEKKDGEQKNKK, from the coding sequence ATGAAAAAATTGGAACTTAAACCCGAACAATTACGCTGGCAGTGTACCCCTGAATTGCTAAAATTTAAATCTCCAGATGAACTTGCACTCTGCGAAGGTATAATCGGTCAACCCAGGGCGATCGAAGCCTTAAAACTGGGTCTGAACGTGAAATACCCTGGCTACAATATCTTCGTCACCGGACCAGTAGGAACTGGAAGAACGACCGCAATCACCAAGCTGTTAGAAGAGTTAAAAACCAAAAAAGGACAACTCAAGGATTTGTTATATGTGAATAACTTCAAAAATCCGGATTTACCAAAACTCATTGTTCTTGATGCCGGGAAAGGTAGACAATTCCGGGATGAAATGGCACGGTTGATCCACCAACTTAAAACGAATATTCCCCAGCTTTTTGCGAGCGAAGAATATCAAAAACGTCGCGAAAAGATTGTGAGAAAATTCGAATTGGAACAGCAACGTATGATCAGCGAATTTGAAAAAAAGGTTGAAGAAAAAGGATTTAAACTCGTCCAGGTCCAAATGGGACCTTTTGTACGCCCGGCAATCTTACCCATCGTTGATGAGAAGCCGAGAAATTTTGAAGAACTAGATGAATTGATCAAAGAAGGTAAACTCTCTTCTGAGCGTTTGGAGCAAATCAAACAGGATCTGGAAGAACTAGAAAAAGAAATGAGCACGATCTATGCACGAACCAAGGAGAATCAGGACAAACTAAACGATGAAATTTCCCGCTTAAATGAATGGATGGTAAAACCGATGGTGAGTCATCTTATTGATGAAATAAGAAAGAAATTTGAAGATAAAAAGGTCGATGAATATCTGGATGAAGTCCTGGCAGAAATCATAACCAACATTGAACGCTTCCTTCGTAAAGAATCAAAGCATGACGAATTCCGGGCTTTTGAAGTTAACCTCCTTGTCGACAATTCTGAAACGAAAAGTGTACCCATCATCTTTGAAACTGCCCCTAATTTCAAAAATCTTTTCGGCACGATCGAAAGGTATTCACCAACCCCTGGAGTCTTCACCAGCGATTTTCTCAATATCAAGGCTGGTTCCTTTCTCCGCGCCAATGGTGGCTACTTAGTGCTGAATGCCTTCGATGCCTTAATCGAACCCGGTGTCTGGTCCACTCTCAAAAGGGCCCTACGCAATGGAGTTGTTGACATTCAAGTCTTTGATCCTTTCTACATTCTCTCCACCTCAGCCCTAAAACCTGAACCGATAAGTGTGGATGTAAAGGTGGTCATGATTGGCAATGAATGGTTATACTATCTTTTGTATTACGGAGATGAGGATTTCAAGACGATTTTCAAGGTTAAAGCGGATTTTGATACTGAAATGGAAAAGGATGTCAAAAACATCAATAATTATGCTTCTTTTATAAAATCTATCTGCCATAGCGAAAATCTTCTGCCCTTTACCAAAGAGGCAATTGCGGATATCATTGAATATGGGGTGCGGCTCGCGGGTCGGAAAGATAAAATTACCACCCGCTTTCATCTGATTGCTGATATCATCCGCGAGGCAGATTACTGGGCAAGGCAGCGCAAAAGTACTACGGTTGATACCGAGGATATTGAAAAGGCGATAGAAGGCTGGCGCAAGCGGGTTAATAAATATGAAGAGAAAATTCAAGAGTTGATTAAAAAAGACATATTGATGATTCAAACCAAGGGGAAGGCTGTGGGACAGGTAAACGGCCTTTCGATTTATCAGCTGGGTGATTATACATTTGGCCGGCCAACCAAGATTACCGCCAAGACCTCAGTAGGACGGGCTGGGATAATAAATATTGAAAGAGAAGCCAATCTCGCTGGACGGACTTTTAATAAAGGTGTATTAATAATCTCCGGCTTTTTGCGCGCACGTTATGCCCAGGAACGACCCCTCTCCATGGATGCCACTTTAGGTTTTGAGCAGTCCTATAGTGAAATCGATGGCGACTCTGCATCGAGCGCGGAAATATATGCCATCCTCTCAGCACTTTCAGGAGTACCGATAAAACAAGGGATTGCAGTCACTGGTTCGGTAAATCAGAACGGCGAGATTCAACCCATTGGGGGTGTAAACGAAAAGATTGAAGGTTTCTACGAGGTCTGTAAAGCAAAGGGTTTAACCGGCGAACAGGGTGTTATCATTCCGCGTGCAAATGTCAACGATCTGATGTTGAAGCAAGAAATCGTAGATGCAGTGAAAAGAAAAAAGTTTCACATTTATGCGATAAAAACGATTGATGAAGGCATTGAAATACTGACCGGAATGAAAGCGGGTCGGAAGACGAAAACTGGCTATGAAAAAAATACCATTAATTATCTGGTAGAGAAGAAATTGAAAGAATATGCAGAAAAATTGAAGGGCGAAGAGAAGAAGGACGGAGAACAAAAGAATAAAAAATGA
- the leuS gene encoding leucine--tRNA ligase has protein sequence MVYNHQLIERKWQKYWLDNKLFATNENPQKKYYDLVMFAYPSGDIHMGHCKNYVIGDVIARYKRRTGYDVLHPFGWDAFGLPAENRAIEVGIHPREWTMNNIRISDESLKMLGISYDWDREIITCLPDYYKWTQWMFLLMYKRGLAYKKEAYVNWCPGCQTVLANEQVVDGHCYRSNCKAPIERRKLNQWFFKITEYAERLLKDLDRLTGWPERVKQMQRNWIGRSEGTNILFPVKGGDLKLEVFTTRADTIFGVTFLSVAPESPVLDQLLKIAPFQNEIQNYILEASRRSIIERAEREKDGVFTGLYAINPVNGREVPIYVADYVLGEYGSGVVMGVPAHDSRDFQFARKYNLPIEVVIRPTDGELDPETMVDAFVDYGIMVNSGEFTGLTSAQGIEAVTDFLSKKNMGGKAVNYRIKDWLISRQRYWGAPIPIIYCEKCGIVPVPEEDLPVLLPENIKDYIPRGKSPLAAVEEYINTYCPQCRQPAKRDPDTMDTFVCSSWYFLRYLDPRNDKEFCSMENARKWLPIDQYIGGIEHATGHLIYFRFFTKVLYDAGYIPVDEPAVNLFTQGMVLRNGEVMSKSKGNAVPVGPFVEKYGADVARLTILFAAPPERDMEWSDEGVTGAQRFIDRLYRLVIENKQTVVEKVSLPPEHDSQKGLYIKINQTIKRVTEDLENFKFNTAIACLWELLNELYQYNPRDEYFGYGLYVLINLISPFAPHLADELWSQIGKSGSLLTEGWLQYDPHYLRSEEMTVVLQVNGKVRGHIVVPVDCDAEKIKTLALADERIKRHTDNKQIKKIIYVPGKLINIVV, from the coding sequence ATGGTTTATAATCACCAACTCATTGAGCGCAAATGGCAAAAATACTGGTTAGATAATAAACTATTTGCAACCAACGAAAATCCCCAAAAAAAATATTATGACCTGGTGATGTTTGCTTATCCTTCCGGTGATATCCATATGGGGCATTGTAAAAATTATGTGATCGGCGATGTGATTGCCCGGTACAAAAGGCGGACTGGATATGATGTGCTACACCCATTTGGCTGGGATGCTTTTGGTTTGCCTGCGGAGAATCGGGCGATTGAGGTTGGCATCCATCCGCGTGAGTGGACAATGAATAATATCCGGATATCGGATGAATCATTGAAGATGCTCGGGATAAGTTACGATTGGGACCGCGAGATTATTACCTGTCTGCCGGACTATTATAAATGGACTCAGTGGATGTTTTTGTTGATGTATAAGCGGGGACTGGCATACAAAAAGGAGGCTTATGTCAACTGGTGCCCGGGTTGTCAGACAGTTTTGGCGAATGAACAGGTAGTGGACGGGCACTGTTATCGTTCTAACTGTAAGGCACCGATTGAACGACGGAAATTGAATCAGTGGTTTTTCAAGATTACGGAGTATGCTGAGCGCTTGCTGAAGGATCTGGACCGCCTTACCGGTTGGCCGGAGCGGGTAAAACAGATGCAACGGAATTGGATTGGTCGGAGTGAAGGCACAAATATTTTATTTCCCGTAAAAGGTGGAGATCTGAAACTTGAGGTATTTACAACCCGTGCTGACACAATATTTGGAGTTACTTTTCTCTCAGTTGCTCCAGAAAGTCCTGTGCTCGACCAGCTGCTTAAAATTGCACCTTTCCAGAACGAAATTCAGAATTACATTCTGGAGGCTTCACGGCGGAGTATTATCGAACGGGCAGAAAGAGAAAAAGATGGTGTTTTTACTGGTCTGTACGCCATTAATCCTGTTAATGGCCGGGAAGTGCCGATTTATGTTGCGGATTATGTTCTCGGGGAATATGGTAGTGGGGTGGTGATGGGGGTTCCTGCACACGATTCTCGCGATTTTCAATTCGCCCGGAAATATAACCTGCCGATAGAGGTGGTAATCAGACCCACGGACGGAGAATTAGATCCGGAAACGATGGTTGATGCCTTTGTAGACTACGGGATAATGGTGAATTCCGGAGAGTTCACCGGTTTGACCTCTGCCCAGGGAATTGAGGCGGTCACCGATTTTTTGAGTAAAAAGAATATGGGAGGCAAGGCGGTAAACTATCGGATTAAAGACTGGCTCATCTCCCGGCAGCGTTACTGGGGTGCACCTATTCCCATAATTTATTGCGAAAAGTGTGGTATTGTTCCGGTTCCAGAAGAAGACTTACCTGTACTGCTACCCGAAAATATTAAAGATTACATTCCAAGGGGGAAATCACCCCTGGCAGCGGTTGAGGAATACATAAATACCTATTGTCCGCAATGTCGGCAGCCTGCAAAACGGGATCCCGATACCATGGATACTTTTGTTTGTTCTTCTTGGTACTTTTTACGATATTTGGATCCCCGGAATGATAAAGAATTCTGTTCAATGGAGAATGCCCGGAAATGGCTTCCCATTGATCAGTATATCGGTGGTATTGAACATGCCACTGGTCATTTGATCTATTTTCGATTTTTCACAAAGGTTCTCTACGATGCGGGATATATCCCGGTAGATGAACCGGCAGTTAATCTGTTTACTCAGGGTATGGTGCTGAGAAATGGGGAGGTTATGTCCAAGTCCAAAGGCAACGCTGTCCCGGTTGGCCCCTTTGTTGAGAAATACGGGGCAGATGTTGCTCGGCTCACAATTCTTTTTGCGGCCCCTCCGGAACGAGATATGGAATGGAGTGATGAAGGGGTTACTGGTGCTCAGAGATTTATCGACCGGCTATACCGACTGGTTATTGAGAATAAACAGACAGTAGTAGAAAAAGTATCTCTTCCCCCCGAGCATGATTCTCAGAAAGGACTATATATCAAGATCAATCAAACGATCAAACGGGTGACCGAAGACTTAGAAAATTTTAAGTTCAATACCGCAATTGCTTGTCTCTGGGAATTGTTAAACGAGCTATATCAGTATAATCCGCGGGATGAATACTTCGGATACGGTTTGTATGTGCTGATCAATTTGATTTCGCCTTTTGCCCCCCACCTTGCTGATGAACTCTGGTCCCAGATAGGGAAGAGCGGGAGTTTGCTCACCGAAGGTTGGCTACAATACGATCCTCATTATCTCAGGAGTGAGGAGATGACGGTTGTACTCCAGGTGAACGGCAAAGTCCGGGGTCATATTGTGGTACCGGTCGATTGCGATGCAGAGAAGATCAAAACCCTGGCTTTGGCCGATGAAAGAATAAAGCGCCATACCGACAATAAACAAATAAAAAAAATAATCTATGTACCCGGGAAACTCATCAATATCGTCGTTTAA